In Erigeron canadensis isolate Cc75 chromosome 1, C_canadensis_v1, whole genome shotgun sequence, a single window of DNA contains:
- the LOC122600764 gene encoding inorganic pyrophosphatase TTM2-like — MDQDNTMAESKSRKQRLLKDQVRLVKRKDNERFEIVQIKDNLSFEKGFFVVIRACQMLSQKNDGIILVGLAGPSGAGKTAFTEKILNFMPSVAVISMDNYNDATRVIDGNFDDPRLTDYDTLLKNIHDLKEGKTIEVPIYDFKSSFRTGYRTLEVPSSRIVIIEGIYALSEKLRPLLDLRVSVTGGVHFDLVKRVLRDIHRAGQEPEEIIYQISETVYPMYKAFIEPDLQTAHIKIVNKFNPFTGFQNPTYILKSSRDVSVEQVKSAMSEEHTEALEQIYDIFLLPPGEDPETCQSYLRMRNREGKYNLMFEEWVTDPPFIISPRISFEVSVRLLGGLMALGYTIASILKRSSHVFKDDRVCVKIDFLEQVNRHYVQVLGRDRLSVRCVAEQLGLEGSYIPRTYLEQMKLEKLLNEVMVLPEDLKTKLSIDEEMLSTPKGSITVETMKNKILKSGMSYSYSTARDKNLTSINSQRFEEPTATLASQGAISQLSDQISALNDRMDEFTSRVDELNSQLSRGANSGIQSQQRIDSGNGNGSGSASTSYFTSPLANSSSNGNTVRHSSSSSQLSKEFNLAEEISGIARNQLKIMHQLDVLNTSLRDKMGERSRQERRVKKSKGVEIDAVVVSVLLALACGGIGIFFLKGSSSRN; from the exons ATGGATCAAGATAATACAATGGCtgaatcaaaatcaagaaaacaaCGTCTCTTGAAGGATCAAGTTCGTTTAGTAAAGAGAAAAGATAATGAACGTTTTGAAATTGTTCAGATAAAAGATAATCTATCCTTTGAAAAGGGCTTTTTTGTTGTAATCCGGGCATGCCAAATGCTATCGCAAAAGAATGACGGAATCATATTGGTTGGGTTAGCCGGTCCTTCTGGTGCTGGAAAGACTGCATTCACCGAGAAAATACTTAACTTCATGCCAAGTGTTGCAGTTATATCAATGGATAACTATAATGATGCCACTCGAGTAATTGATGGTAACTTTGATG ATCCTCGTTTGACAGACTATGATACACTGCTAAAAAACATTCATGATCTGAAAGAGGGGAAGACAATTGAAGTTCCAATTTACGATTTCAAGTCTAGCTTTCGCACAGGTTACAG AACACTTGAAGTCCCTAGCTCCCGTATCGTGATAATTGAGGGGATCTATGCATTGAGTGAAAAATTGCGGCCCTTGTTGGATCTTCGGGTATCTGTGACTGGTGGTGTTCATTTTGATCTTGTTAAACGAGTTTTAAGGGACATACATCGTGCTGGACAAGAACCCGAAGAAATCATATACCAGATATCTGAAACG GTTTATCCAATGTATAAGGCATTCATAGAACCTGACCTCCAAACCGCTCATATAAAGATTGTCAACAAGTTTAATCCCTTCACAGGATTCCAAAATCCCACTTACATATTAAAG TCATCGAGGGATGTTAGTGTGGAACAAGTGAAGTCTGCCATGTCAGAAGAGCATACTGAAGCTTTGGaacaaatatatgatatatttctGCTGCCACCTGGTGAAGATCCAGAAACCTGCCAATCATATCTGAGGATGCGGAATAGGGAAGGCAAATATAATCTTATGTTTGAG GAATGGGTTACAGATCCTCCATTTATAATATCTCCAAGAATTAGTTTTGAAGTTAGTGTTCGGCTTCTTGGTGGTCTAATGGCATTAGGGTATACAATAGCATCCATCCTTAAGAGAAGCAGCCACGTGTTCAAAGATGACAGGGTGTGTGTGAAAATCGACTTTTTGGAACAAGTTAATCGTCATTATGTTCAG GTACTTGGAAGAGACCGGCTAAGTGTAAGATGCGTTGCTGAGCAGCTGGGTTTGGAAGGCTCATACATTCCTCGTACATATCTTGAACAAATGAAGCTTGAGAAGCTCTTAAATGAAGTCATG GTACTACCCGAGGATTTAAAAACAAAACTGAGCATAGATGAGGAAATGCTTTCAACTCCTAAAGGTTCAATTACCGTTGAgacaatgaaaaataaaattctcaaaag TGGAATGTCATATTCATATTCAACGGCTAGGGATAAAAATCTGACCTCCATTAATAGTCAGAGGTTTGAGGAGCCAACTGCCACATTAGCAAGCCAG GGAGCAATTAGTCAACTCTCGGACCAGATTTCCGCTTTAAATGATCGTATGGATGAATTTACATCTCGGGTCGATGAACTGAATTCACAACTTAGTAGAGGGGCAAATTCTGGTATTCAAAGTCAACAGAGAATCGACTCGGGCAATGGAAATGGATCAGGATCTGCGTCAACTTCATACTTTACATCTCCTTTAGCAAATAGTTCATCAAATGGAAACACAGTACGACATTCGTCGTCTTCAAGTCAGTTATCCAAGGAGTTTAATTTGGCTGAAGAG ATATCAGGAATTGCAAGAAATCAACTCAAAATTATGCATCAGCTTGACGTTCTCAACACTAGCCTCCGTGATAAGATGGGAGAGAGATCTCGCCAGGAAAGACGGGTCAAGAAAAGTAAAGGGGTCGAGATTGATGCAGTTGTGGTTTCTGTACTATTAGCATTGGCTTGTGGCGGCATTGGGATTTTCTTCTTGAAGGGGAGTTCATCAAGAAATTGA